One Candidatus Nitrosocosmicus arcticus DNA window includes the following coding sequences:
- a CDS encoding nuclear transport factor 2 family protein, with the protein MSTNIKIISTKDYEDVVETVKKYVEGLRIGSVATISNAFHKDAIMYGYTNGGLLGGPIDNLYDFVEKNGTAPDIKTHLDVLAITPTTAVVRVDMEKDAIGANYTDFHTLIKINGNWQIIAKVYHMYKG; encoded by the coding sequence ATGTCAACAAATATCAAAATTATTTCTACAAAGGACTATGAAGACGTGGTTGAGACCGTTAAGAAATATGTTGAAGGGCTACGAATAGGTAGCGTAGCCACCATTTCCAACGCATTCCACAAGGATGCTATTATGTATGGTTACACTAACGGCGGATTGCTAGGTGGTCCAATTGATAATCTCTATGATTTTGTTGAGAAGAACGGTACAGCACCCGACATCAAGACACATCTAGACGTTTTGGCAATAACTCCGACAACTGCAGTTGTCCGCGTTGATATGGAGAAAGACGCGATCGGCGCTAACTACACTGATTTTCATACACTGATCAAAATCAACGGCAACTGGCAAATAATTGCTAAAGTTTATCATATGTATAAAGGATAA
- a CDS encoding alpha/beta hydrolase family protein, whose amino-acid sequence MSLKIISLIFSIVAVFFLFCNVVLTANAQSEIPTTKYRNMVIDLGNGLDTNARLNLPVIGDGPFPGILLVPGSGITDMNETAGYVRIDNETGSHIYPSARPFFDIAQYLSERGYAVLQYDKRGVGANFTILDINTWGNITIDDLAQDAQKALNVLLQQPEVDSNNVTLVGHSEGTTIVPRIAINNSDKVDKIVLMGTLAQNLREIGYDQLMVPILYAQKVLDHNHNGLISLQEASVNPVFSSLFGNLTLVLSQNITLANGTVQRLNPQYDINNVTLISINDELKPRQIDNLKSLAVVTPGEKCNGLTGPCPIWINSQYSLTPNLDIMDKVPSNISILILQGTNDSDTPIQQAFLLQQKLTEIRHPDHLLITYTNLGHLFYPSSQWITTAEGPIESKVLEDLYEWISDPARDIK is encoded by the coding sequence TTGTCTCTAAAAATAATATCACTAATATTTTCTATTGTTGCAGTATTCTTTTTATTCTGTAATGTAGTTCTCACAGCTAATGCTCAATCTGAGATACCGACAACAAAATATAGAAATATGGTTATAGATTTGGGTAATGGTCTAGATACCAATGCAAGATTGAATCTCCCAGTTATTGGGGATGGTCCCTTTCCAGGCATTCTTTTAGTACCAGGCTCTGGAATCACTGATATGAATGAAACTGCAGGATACGTTCGTATAGATAACGAAACAGGCTCGCATATCTATCCATCTGCGAGACCATTCTTTGATATTGCTCAGTATCTTTCCGAAAGAGGTTATGCAGTGTTGCAATATGATAAGAGAGGGGTAGGTGCAAATTTTACAATTTTAGACATTAATACGTGGGGAAATATAACAATTGACGACCTAGCACAAGATGCTCAGAAAGCATTGAATGTCCTTCTACAACAACCAGAGGTTGATTCTAACAATGTAACTTTAGTCGGTCATAGCGAAGGTACTACAATTGTACCAAGAATCGCGATTAACAATTCCGATAAGGTGGATAAAATTGTGTTGATGGGAACTCTGGCCCAAAACTTGCGTGAAATAGGATACGACCAACTAATGGTTCCCATACTTTACGCTCAGAAAGTTCTAGACCATAATCACAATGGATTGATATCATTACAAGAAGCTTCTGTGAATCCTGTTTTCAGCTCCCTGTTTGGAAACCTTACTTTGGTTCTTAGTCAAAACATCACATTGGCGAATGGTACAGTCCAACGACTGAATCCCCAATACGATATAAACAACGTTACTCTCATAAGTATTAATGACGAACTCAAGCCAAGACAAATAGATAATCTCAAGTCATTGGCAGTTGTAACACCCGGTGAGAAGTGTAACGGTTTAACAGGTCCATGTCCTATTTGGATTAATTCACAATATTCTTTGACACCTAATCTAGATATCATGGACAAAGTTCCATCCAATATCTCTATCTTAATTCTTCAAGGAACGAATGATTCAGACACACCAATACAACAAGCCTTCCTTTTACAACAAAAACTTACAGAAATAAGACATCCTGATCACTTGTTGATTACATATACAAACCTGGGCCATCTATTTTATCCTTCATCTCAATGGATTACTACTGCTGAGGGACCAATCGAATCAAAGGTTCTAGAAGACCTTTATGAATGGATTTCAGACCCTGCAAGAGACATCAAATAA
- a CDS encoding winged helix-turn-helix transcriptional regulator has translation MTKVDTLKQNMRIDGMECKSCPVFNTFNIIGKKFSLLILRNMIYNSQRRFNEFLNSIEEINPKTLSIRLKEMEKDGIIRRQIYHETPVRIEYHLTQKGRELRPILEQMALFSLKYCCDQIFENPDPVKVSKISANSFGKYRV, from the coding sequence TTGACAAAAGTAGATACCTTAAAACAAAATATGAGAATAGATGGAATGGAATGTAAAAGCTGTCCTGTTTTCAATACGTTTAACATAATTGGTAAAAAATTTTCACTTTTAATACTTCGGAACATGATCTATAACAGTCAGAGAAGATTCAACGAATTTTTAAATTCTATTGAAGAAATCAATCCTAAAACATTGTCAATTCGTCTAAAAGAAATGGAAAAAGATGGAATCATAAGACGGCAAATATATCATGAGACTCCCGTTAGAATAGAATACCACCTAACTCAGAAAGGTAGAGAATTACGACCGATATTGGAGCAAATGGCTTTATTTTCTCTAAAATATTGTTGTGATCAAATATTTGAAAATCCTGATCCTGTCAAGGTTAGCAAGATATCGGCCAATTCATTTGGAAAATATCGCGTATAA
- a CDS encoding alpha/beta hydrolase family protein, whose protein sequence is MSLKISIILSIFVLYFLFCGLTLTGHAQSELQTTKYRNIVIDLGNGLDTNARLNLPATGDGPFPGILLVPGSGPSDMNETAGNYVRIDNETGSHIYPSARPFFDVAQYLSERGFAVLQYDKRGVGANFTILDSNVWGNITVNDLENDAQKALEVLIHQPEVDSNSMSLAGHSEGTMYVTRLAINNPDIVDNIVLMGPVALGYHEEAYYQAVTLPILYAQQILDHNHNGFISVQEALEDRIFHSIPINLTQALTQNITTTNGTVEQLNPQYNMNNDTFININDELKPRLIDQLRTASVVTQDEKCGLKPCPIWLKSQYSAIPNLDIISKVPFDTSILILNGKNDSQTPIQHALLLQQKLTEVRHPDHTLMTYPDLGHLFYPSSQWITVAGGPMEPMVLEDLFGWLSDPVRDIKKITILRQE, encoded by the coding sequence TTGTCATTAAAGATTTCAATAATTCTTTCCATTTTTGTTTTATATTTTTTGTTTTGCGGTTTAACTCTCACAGGTCATGCTCAATCAGAGTTACAGACAACAAAATATAGAAATATAGTTATAGATTTGGGTAATGGTTTAGATACCAATGCAAGATTGAATCTTCCGGCCACAGGTGACGGTCCCTTTCCAGGTATTCTTCTTGTACCTGGCTCTGGACCTAGTGATATGAATGAAACTGCAGGTAACTACGTTCGTATAGATAATGAAACAGGCTCGCATATCTATCCATCTGCTAGACCATTCTTTGATGTAGCACAATATCTTTCAGAAAGAGGTTTTGCAGTGTTGCAGTATGACAAGAGGGGAGTAGGTGCAAATTTTACTATTTTGGATAGCAACGTATGGGGGAATATAACTGTTAACGATCTAGAAAACGATGCGCAGAAAGCGCTAGAGGTTCTTATACATCAACCAGAGGTTGATTCTAATAGTATGTCTCTAGCCGGTCATAGCGAGGGTACTATGTATGTCACAAGACTTGCAATCAACAATCCGGACATAGTAGATAATATCGTATTGATGGGCCCAGTAGCCCTGGGCTATCACGAAGAAGCATACTATCAAGCCGTCACCCTCCCAATACTCTACGCTCAACAGATTCTAGACCACAATCACAATGGATTTATATCAGTACAAGAAGCGTTGGAGGATCGTATTTTCCACTCTATTCCAATAAATCTCACTCAGGCTCTCACTCAAAACATTACTACTACCAATGGAACAGTCGAACAACTCAATCCCCAATATAATATGAATAATGACACATTCATAAATATTAATGATGAACTTAAACCCAGACTAATAGACCAACTTAGAACAGCATCAGTTGTGACACAAGACGAGAAGTGCGGTCTAAAACCATGTCCAATTTGGCTTAAATCACAATACTCTGCTATACCTAATTTGGATATCATAAGTAAGGTTCCCTTCGACACCTCTATTTTGATATTGAATGGAAAGAATGATTCACAAACCCCAATACAGCACGCATTACTTTTGCAACAGAAACTCACAGAAGTAAGACATCCTGATCATACATTGATGACATATCCGGACCTAGGTCATTTGTTTTACCCTTCATCTCAATGGATTACTGTTGCTGGAGGACCAATGGAACCAATGGTTCTAGAAGATCTTTTTGGCTGGCTTTCAGATCCAGTCAGAGATATCAAGAAAATTACCATTTTGCGGCAAGAATGA
- a CDS encoding YsnF/AvaK domain-containing protein: MSSNIDWNDVVKKEARGLNDEDFGEVQGVSNGYVFVQKGIINKERFFIPQDKVESYDGDVLRFSISHDEALSKYQGDSYPTSPSSQAKSDQLSNTLESEETTIPLTEEKLDVAKRVEESQTTITKEPVTETKTLEVPVVHEEVSIERRTPTGHQTYTDQKPITSEEDIEIPLKSEEVEVSKTPYVKEEVVVKKKPVTETREVTEEVTSEKVNVSDSNV; the protein is encoded by the coding sequence ATGAGCTCAAATATTGACTGGAATGATGTCGTAAAAAAAGAAGCTAGAGGATTAAATGATGAAGATTTTGGCGAAGTTCAAGGTGTTTCAAACGGTTATGTTTTTGTACAAAAAGGCATAATTAACAAGGAAAGGTTCTTCATACCTCAAGATAAGGTTGAAAGTTATGATGGCGATGTTCTCCGATTCAGTATTTCACATGATGAGGCATTAAGCAAGTATCAAGGAGATTCTTATCCAACTTCCCCATCATCTCAAGCCAAGTCTGATCAACTATCAAATACTTTAGAAAGCGAAGAGACGACTATACCGTTAACCGAAGAAAAATTAGACGTAGCCAAAAGAGTTGAAGAAAGTCAAACGACTATTACAAAAGAACCTGTAACAGAAACAAAAACATTGGAGGTACCCGTAGTACACGAAGAAGTTTCAATTGAAAGAAGAACGCCTACCGGACATCAAACATATACTGACCAAAAACCAATTACCTCAGAAGAAGATATTGAAATACCATTAAAGAGCGAAGAAGTGGAAGTCTCAAAGACTCCTTATGTAAAAGAGGAAGTGGTGGTAAAGAAAAAGCCAGTAACAGAAACCAGAGAAGTGACAGAAGAAGTAACATCTGAAAAGGTTAATGTGTCTGACAGTAATGTTTAA